The following are encoded together in the Zingiber officinale cultivar Zhangliang chromosome 8A, Zo_v1.1, whole genome shotgun sequence genome:
- the LOC122009494 gene encoding auxin-responsive protein IAA17-like codes for MSPPLEHDYIGLSELHSPAAVAVAVGAAEDGALNLKETELRLGLPGSELPDRNDLVGSLSLGLLPKPLVSGAKRGFSDAIDGAGKWRLAAVGGRSEVDAGKGGALFSPKGENCDGQLPALGNAGKGKDAVAKATEHERKAAGQVGIANGNERGVAPAAKAQVVGWPPIRNYRKNSMATNPPKNKEDADGKQGSACLYVKVSMDGAPYLRKVDLKMYKNYKEFSLALEEMFSGFTIGQCDSHGIPGLCDGLADSKLTDLLSGSEYALTYEDKDGDWMLVGDVPWEMFTDSCRRLRIMKGSDAIGLAPRAMEKCKNHN; via the exons ATGTCACCGCCTCTCGAGCATGACTACATAGGCCTATCCGAGCTCCACTCCCCggccgccgtcgccgtcgccgtcggcGCAGCCGAGGATGGGGCCCTCAACCTGAAGGAGACGGAGCTAAGGCTCGGCCTCCCGGGGTCTGAGTTGCCTGACCGGAATGACTTGGTGGGCAGCCTCAGCTTGGGCCTCCTCCCCAAGCCCTTGGTATCCGGCGCAAAGCGAGGGTTCTCCGACGCCATCGACGGGGCGGGAAAGTGGAGACTCGCCGCCGTTGGAGGTAGATCTGAGGTGGATGCTGGTAAAGGTGGCGCCTTGTTCTCCCCCAAAGGGGAGAACTGCGACGGGCAGCTGCCTGCCCTCGGGAATGCGGGAAAAGGCAAGGACGCGGTGGCGAAGGCGACCGAGCATGAGAGGAAGGCCGCCGGACAGGTAGGGATTGCGAATGGGAATGAGCGTGGCGTCGCGCCTGCTGCAAA GGCGCAGGTAGTAGGTTGGCCACCAATTCGTAATTATCGTAAGAACAGTATGGCTACAAATCCACCAAAGAACAAAGAAGATGCTGATGGAAAGCAAGGATCAGCGTGCCTTTATGTTAAAGTCAGCATGGATGGAGCACCATACCTTAGGAAAGTTGATCTGAAGATGTACAAAAATTATAAGGAGTTCTCGTTGGCACTAGAAGAAATGTTTAGTGGCTTCACCATTG GCCAGTGTGATTCTCATGGAATACCAGGGCTTTGCGATGGATTAGCTGACAGCAAGTTGACTGATCTTCTGAGTGGATCGGAATATGCACTCACTTATGAGGACAAAGATGGTGATTGGATGCTTGTCGGGGATGTGCCATGGGA GATGTTCACCGACTCTTGCAGGAGGCTGAGGATAATGAAGGGTTCAGATGCAATAGGACTTG CTCCAAGGGCCATGGAGAAATGCAAGAACCATAACTAG